The Plectropomus leopardus isolate mb chromosome 7, YSFRI_Pleo_2.0, whole genome shotgun sequence genome window below encodes:
- the tpi1b gene encoding triosephosphate isomerase B — translation MSRKFFVGGNWKMNGDKASLGELIKTMNAAKVDPNVEVVCGAPSIYLDFARTKLDAKFGVAAQNCYKVPKGAFTGEISPAMIKDCGVNWVILGHSERRHVFGESDELIGQKTAHALESGLGVIACIGEKLDEREGGITEKVVFAQTKVIADNVKDWSKVVLAYEPVWAIGTGKTASPQQAQEVHDKLRAWLKTNVSEAVANSVRIIYGGSVTGGTCKELASQKDVDGFLVGGASLKPEFIEIINAKA, via the exons ATGAGCAGGAAATTCTTCGTCGGTGGAAACTGGAAGATGAACGGCGACAAGGCGAGCCTGGGGGAGCTCATCAAGACCATGAACGCAGCCAAGGTGGACCCCAATGTCg AGGTGGTGTGCGGTGCTCCTTCCATCTACCTGGACTTTGCCAGGACCAAGCTGGATGCCAAGTTCGGTGTTGCTGCCCAGAACTGCTACAAAGTTCCCAAGGGTGCCTTCACTGGGGAGATCAG CCCTGCGATGATCAAGGACTGTGGAGTGAACTGGGTGATCCTGGGACACTCGGAGAGGCGCCACGTCTTCGGAGAGAGTGACGAG ctCATCGGTCAGAAGACAGCTCACGCTCTGGAGAGTGGTCTCGGTGTCATCGCCTGCATTGGCGAGAAGCTGGACGAGAGAGAGGGCGGCATCACCGAGAAGGTCGTCTTCGCTCAGACCAAGGTCATCGCAG ACAATGTAAAGGACTGGAGCAAAGTCGTGCTCGCTTACGAGCCTGTGTGGGCCATTGGCACCGGCAAGACTGCTTCCCCACAGCAG GCACAGGAAGTTCATGACAAACTGAGGGCGTGGCTGAAGACAAACGTTTCTGAGGCTGTGGCCAACTCAGTGAGGATCATCTACGGAG GCTCTGTGACCGGCGGCACCTGCAAAGAGCTCGCCTCCCAGAAGGACGTTGATGGTTTCCTCGTCGGCGGAGCCTCCCTCAAGCCAGAGTTTATTGAAATCATCAACGCCAAGGCATAA